In Primulina huaijiensis isolate GDHJ02 chromosome 6, ASM1229523v2, whole genome shotgun sequence, a single window of DNA contains:
- the LOC140978833 gene encoding pectinesterase-like produces MGFDLGSKKKKVAVAGLASILLVAAVVAVTVGVSNKDGDSGNAPAASSAPTISASTKAVQAICNPTDYKETCEQSLSGANTTDPKELIKLAFNYAVKNIGEVIQNSTLLKDAAADERTKGALDTCQDLLHTSIEDLQRSFEKFSEFDVSNLNEYVEDVKTWLSASITYQETCIDGFQNTTGDTAEKMKKLLKTASELSSNGLAMVTDFSSMLSSLNLESLGSSRRLLGSSQVPSFVNPEARKLLAATPISFKPNAVVAQDGSTPYKTIKAAIDAIPKKNNNTFVILVKAGLYKETVIIPKKVNNVVLIGEGPTKTRITGNKNFADGTQTFHSATLAVNGEGFIAKDIAIENTAGAEKHQAVAVRVSGDKAIFYNVHMDGYQDTLYAHAYRQYYRDCVISGTIDFVFGDALSIFQRTRLVVRKPMKNQACMVTAQGRKDRRGVGAIILQGCDIVADPAFTAASPALEAYLGRPWKEFSRTIIMQSNIDGFIAPEGWSPWAGTYALDTLYYGEYQNHGTGSNLSQRVKWKGIKKITPQIANSFTGGKVYTDDLWVKGSGVPYVPTLM; encoded by the exons ATGGGATTCGATTTGGGAAGCAAGAAGAAGAAGGTGGCCGTCGCGGGTCTCGCCTCCATCCTCTTGGTGGCGGCTGTGGTTGCTGTCACGGTCGGCGTCTCCAATAAAGACGGAGACAGCGGCAATGCACCAGCCGCCAGCAGTGCCCCCACCATCAGCGCCTCCACTAAGGCGGTGCAAGCCATTTGCAACCCCACAGATTACAAGGAAACCTGTGAACAGTCTCTTTCTGGTGCCAACACCACCGACCCAAAGGAGCTGATCAAGTTGGCATTCAACTACGCTGTTAAGAACATCGGAGAAGTCATTCAGAACTCGACTCTGCTTAAAGATGCCGCCGCCGATGAGAGGACCAAGGGAGCCTTAGACACTTGCCAAGACTTGCTCCACACCTCCATCGAAGACCTCCAGAGATCGTTCGAGAAGTTCAGCGAATTCGATGTCAGCAATTTGAATGAGTACGTTGAGGATGTTAAGACATGGCTGAGTGCTTCTATCACATACCAGGAGACTTGCATTGATGGGTTCCAGAACACCACCGGTGACACCGCGGAGAAAATGAAGAAGCTATTGAAAACCGCGTCCGAGTTATCGAGCAATGGCCTCGCAATGGTGACTGATTTCTCCTCCATGTTGTCCAGTTTGAACTTGGAAAGCTTAGGCAGCAGCCGCCGGCTACTAGGGTCCAGCCAGGTCCCTTCATTCGTGAACCCTGAGGCACGAAAGCTCCTTGCCGCCACTCCCATATCTTTCAAGCCGAACGCAGTTGTGGCACAAGATGGAAGCACACCGTATAAGACCATCAAGGCAGCCATTGATGCCATCCCGAAGAAGAATAACAATACTTTTGTGATTCTTGTGAAGGCTGGTCTATACAAGGAGACTGTCATAATCCCAAAGAAGGTGAACAACGTTGTGTTGATCGGAGAGGGGCCGACCAAGACTAGAATCACCGGCAACAAGAACTTTGCCGATGGCACCCAAACATTCCACTCTGCCACTCTTG CCGTGAACGGAGAAGGTTTCATCGCCAAGGACATCGCAATCGAGAACACCGCCGGTGCCGAAAAGCATCAAGCCGTTGCTGTCCGTGTCTCCGGAGACAAGGCCATCTTCTACAACGTCCACATGGACGGATACCAAGACACCCTCTACGCCCACGCATACCGCCAGTACTACCGCGACTGCGTCATCTCCGGGACCATCGACTTTGTTTTTGGTGACGCCTTGTCCATCTTCCAGAGAACCCGCCTCGTCGTCCGCAAGCCAATgaaaaaccaagcatgcatggTCACCGCACAAGGACGCAAGGACCGCCGTGGAGTCGGGGCCATCATTCTCCAAGGTTGCGATATCGTGGCTGATCCAGCTTTCACTGCCGCCTCGCCCGCCTTGGAAGCCTACCTTGGACGTCCATGGAAGGAGTTCTCCAGGACCATCATCATGCAATCCAACATCGACGGGTTCATCGCACCCGAAGGTTGGTCTCCATGGGCCGGAACTTATGCTCTGGATACATTGTATTACGGTGAGTACCAGAACCATGGAACCGGGTCCAATCTTTCGCAAAGGGTTAAGTGGAAGGGTATCAAGAAAATCACTCCACAGATTGCCAATAGCTTCACTGGAGGAAAAGTGTACACTGATGATTTGTGGGTGAAGGGATCCGGGGTGCCATATGTTCCCACCCTCATGTAA